A window of the Oryza brachyantha chromosome 5, ObraRS2, whole genome shotgun sequence genome harbors these coding sequences:
- the LOC102699864 gene encoding U-box domain-containing protein 29-like, with amino-acid sequence MDAVVAGQQARRRIRPPEPLVMAGSPSTPAAFRCPISLEVMRSPVSLPTGATYDRASIQRWLDTGHRTCPATRLPLASTDLVPNLLLRRLIHLHAATLPPSPSPGEVLSQLAAADGEPAAAEKAVRSLASKIAPEKGKRASVASAVAADLDSAVPALLSFAKGGAGADARVDAVRILATVAPELILYLTGEEREKRGKVRMAVEALAAVLSADGVCEDTKEGLIAGLVAGDLGRIVSTLISEGANGVVVLEAILTSPVPDADAKTAIADRSELFPDLVRILKDAASPAAIRCMAAAVLVRGRPARSSMVRAGAVPALALAVAAAPTAVAESALGLLVEAARCSDGKAAIGADAAEVAAAVMGRMIRVGPAGREAAVAVLWLSCCAGGGDRRMREAVASAPEAVGKLLVVMQGDCSPSTSRMAGELLRAVRMEQERKGLAAAYDSRTIHVMPY; translated from the coding sequence ATGGACGCGGTGGTCGCCGGGCAgcaggcgaggcggcggatcCGGCCGCCGGAACCGCTCGTGATGGCCGGGTCACCGTCGACGCCCGCCGCCTTCCGGTGCCCGATCTCGCTGGAGGTGATgcggtcgccggtgagcctgcCCACCGGCGCGACGTACGACCGGGCGTCCATACAGCGGTGGCTCGACACCGGCCACCGCACGTGCCCGGCCACGCGGCTACCGCTGGCGTCCACCGATCTGGTCCCCAACCTGCTCCTGCGACGGCTCATACACCTGCACGCCGCCACGCTGCCTCCCTCGCCCTCTCCGGGGGAGGTGCTCTCTcagctcgccgcggcggatggggagcccgccgcggcggagaagGCCGTGCGCTCGCTGGCATCCAAGATCGCGCCGGAGAAAGGGAAGCGGGcctccgtcgcctccgcggTCGCCGCTGATCTTGATTCTGCCGTGCCGGCCCTCCTCTCCTTCGCCAAGGGAGGGGCAGGCGCCGACGCGCGCGTCGACGCAGTGAGGATCCTGGCCACGGTGGCTCCGGAGCTTATCCTTTACTTgacaggagaggagagggagaaacGCGGAAAGGTCAGGATGGCCGTGGAAGCCTTGGCCGCCGTCTTGTCCGCGGACGGGGTATGCGAAGACACCAAGGAAGGCCTCATCGCCGGTCTCGTAGCCGGCGATCTGGGCCGCATCGTGAGTACGCTCATCTCAGAGGGGGCTAATGGCGTCGTGGTTCTTGAGGCGATCCTGACGTCGCCCGTGCCAGACGCCGACGCCAAGACCGCTATCGCCGACAGGTCAGAGCTATTCCCGGATCTGGTACGGATCCTCAAGGACGCCGCATCGCCGGCGGCAATCCGTTGCATGGCCGCGGCTGTGCTGGTACGAGGGCGCCCCGCCCGGTCGTCGATGGTCCGGGCAGGCGCCGTCCCCGCGCTCGCACTGGCCGTCGCGGCAGCGCCCACCGCTGTGGCAGAGTCCGCCCTGGGGCTACTAGTAGAGGCCGCCCGCTGCAGCGATGGCAAAGCGGCCATcggcgccgacgcggcggaggTAGCGGCAGCCGTGATGGGGCGGATGATACGGGTCGGGCCGGCGGGGCGCGAGGCCGCCGTGGCAGTACTGTGGCTGTCCTGCTGCGCGGggggcggcgaccggaggaTGAGAGAGGCAGTGGCATCCGCCCCGGAGGCCGTCGGGAAGCTGCTCGTGGTGATGCAAGGGGACTGCTCTCCGTCGACGTCGCGGATGGCCGGCGAGCTGCTCCGGGCGGTGAGGATGGAGCAGGAGAGGAagggcctcgccgccgcctacgACAGCCGCACCATCCATGTCATGCCTTACTGA